The uncultured Bacteroides sp. DNA segment CCCGTTTTAAGCAGATAGAAAATAGCATCAAATATGTCTCTTAAGGAATGCTTTCGCTTGCGTTTGTCCTTTAGAATAACTAATATTGTGTTCCATTGGCTATCGGTCAAACTGCTAGGGTACGTTGTATTCATATTATCTTTATGTTGTTGGTACTCATAAAGACACGAATAAATTACCATAGAATAGACTGTTAGCCAATGTTTTTTTATACTCTTCATTTACAGTTATGCCATTTTCAAACAGTTACTAAGTATACTTATTCAATCCAAAATGTTCATACGAGAAAAATGGTGGAGTCACTTAAAAAAGAACTTTTTGATAATAATATATTCTTGCTTGGTCGATTTGCGGAATGGGAATATTATAATATGGATGCTGCAATAGGTGCTGCGATAGATTTATCTAAAATAATCACTGCTAACTTACCAAGAGAATGACTTTATGACGGTTAAGGAGAGAGTTGGGATAGTTAACCTTAGCTATTTAATATGAATCAGCCGTTCACTCAAAAAAATATCTTATCTTTGTACGCTAATTATTCTAACTAACAACAAGCAATGAAGGAATTCTTTCAACTCATGAAGCGATTTTTATCGCCTTATAAAAAGTATTTGGTTTGGGCCGTGCTTTTAAATCTGCTATCTGCTGTATTCAATGTTTTTTCATTTACTTTGCTGATTCCCATTCTACAGATACTCTTTAAGATGGATAATAAGGTTTATGAATTTATGCCTTGGGACTCTGCCGCTGGGTTAAAAGAAGTGGTGGTGAATAACTTCTACTATTATGTAACTGAGATGATTTCGACTAATGGAGGATCTCTTACGTTGTTATTTCTTGGGCTCTTTTTGGCTTTTATGACGATGTTGAAGACTTCTTGCTATTTTGCTTCTTCTGCTGTCATGATTCCGTTACGAACGGGAGTGGTTAGAGATATCCGTATCATGGTTTATTCTAAAGTAATGTCTCTTCCGTTAGGCTTCTTCTCAGAAGAACGCAAAGGGGATATTATTGCTCGTATGAGTGGGGATGTGGGTGAAGTGGAAAATTCTATTACCAGCTCACTGGACATGTTGATTAAAAACCCGATACTGATTGTGATGTATTTCGCTACCTTGGTGGTAACAAGCTGGCAACTGACTTTGTTTACATTGCTTGTATTGCCTGGAATGGGATGGGTCATGGGGACAGTCGGAAAGAAGCTAAAACGTCAATCTCTTGAGGCTCAGGCTAAGTGGAGTGACACAATGTCGCAGCTTGAAGAAACATTGGGTGGTTTACGCATCATTAAGGCCTTTATTGCTGAAAAGAAGATGGTTGATCGCTTTACGAAGTGTAGTAATGAATATAGGGATGCGACGAATAGGGTTGCTATGCGGCAGGCTTTGGCACACCCAATGAGTGAGTTTTTGGGTACATTGCTTATTGTAGTGGTGCTGTGGTTTGGTGGCTCGTTGATATTAGGGCATAACTCATCTATTGAGGCTCCTGCTTTTATCTTTTATATGGTGATTTTGTATAGCGTTATTAATCCTTTAAAAGAGTTTTCCAAAGCTGGTTATAACATTCCGAAGGGCTTGGCCTCTATGGAACGTGTAGATAAGATTCTGAAAGCAGAGAATAAAATACTAGAGATCGCTAATCCAAAACCTCTGAAAGGACTTAATGAGGCGGTAGAGTTCAACGACATCTCTTTCAGTTATGATACGCGAAGGGATGTGTTGAAGCATGTTAGTCTGAGAGTACCGAAGGGAAAGACTGTTGCACTGGTTGGACAATCCGGCTCGGGTAAATCTACATTGGTTGATCTTTTGCCACGTTATCACGATGTGCAGCAAGGGGATATAAATATTGATGGCGTTAGTATCAAAGATGTGCGTATCTCTGATTTACGTGGGCTTATAGGGAATGTGAATCAGGATGCAATTTTGTTTAATGATACTTTCTTTAATAACATTGCTTTTGGTGTGGAAAATGCTACGATGGAGCAAGTGGTTGAGGCGGCGAAGATAGCAAATGCTCACGACTTTATCATGGAGAAGGAAGAGGGATATAATACGAATATTGGAGACCGAGGTGGTAAACTATCCGGAGGTCAAAGGCAGCGTATCAGCATTGCTCGTGCCATATTGAAGAATCCTCCTATTTTGATTTTAGATGAAGCTACTTCAGCTTTGGATACAGAATCTGAACGTTTAGTTCAAGAAGCTTTAGAGAGATTGATGAAAACGCGTACTACTATTGCGATCGCTCATAGACTTTCGACCATTAAGAATGCAGATGAGATCTGTGTGCTTTATGAAGGGGAAATCGTAGAGAGAGGCAGGCACGAGGAGTTGTTAGCTCTGAATGGATATTACAAGCGCTTGAATGATATGCAAAGTTTATAATTATTTTCTTCCAAAATCAGCAGGTATCTCACCCCATGTTTTTGTTTCCCATTTTAATATCGGGGTGGTATATTTGTTTTCTTTCAACCATTTCTCAGCACGCTCGATGAGCTGAAACAAGGCTTCAGTCTCTGAGGTGCGGGGAAGTTTGGTTTTACATTTCTTGTGCTTTACCCAACTGATGGCATTGACGCTATCGCTGTATATAGGCATGTCGAATCCTTTCTGTTTTAAAAGGGCTAAGCCATGAACAAGTGCGAGAAATTCTCCAATATTGTTTGTTCCTCGCATCGGGCCGAAGCGGAAGATTTCTTGCCTGCTGGCTACATATACACCTCTATATTCCATTGGTCCCGGGTTGCCGCTGCATGCTGCATCTACAGCTAAGCTGTTGTCAATAATGGCTTCCGGCAAGGTTTCAGATTTGGAGGTCGTCGCTTTGGACTTTTTGCCTATACATGCATAGGGGGATGAGGCAAAAGCTTGTTCGGCTTCTTCCCGAGTGTCGAACGACTTGTATTTGGCGCTTTCGTATCCTTTGGTCTGGAGTAAACAGTCATTCCAACTGTCGTAAATGCCCGGAGTTACACCATCCCAAACTACATAGAATTTTTGCTTTGCCATCTTTCTTATTGCCTATTTGTTTAATTGCTGGAGCAAAGGTACAACTATTTTTTATTTTCGAACAAGTTACTTCCTTTGGTTGTTATACCACATGAAATAATTAATTTAATAATGGAGGACTGGTATATGAAAAGATCTTTTGAAGAAGCGTTGAAACATAGAAGGAGTTATTACTCTATAAACGATGAATCTCCTATTTCTGATTTGGAGATTGAACAAATTGTTAACACGGCAGTGACTCATGTGCCTTCTTCTTTTAACTCTCAATCAACACGTGTGGTGTTACTTTTAGGGGAACATCATCAGAAGTTGTGGAATATAGTGAAGGATACATTGAAGAAGATGATCTCGGCTGAGGCGTTTTTGCAGACTGAAGCTAAAATAAATGGTTGCTTTGCCAGTGGGCACGGAACTGTTCTATTTTTTGAAGACCAAACCGTGGTCGAGGAATTGCAAAATGCTTTTCCCAGCTATGCTGATAATTTTCCTATATGGTCCATGCATACTTCTGCAATGCACCAATTGGCTATCTGGACAATGCTTGAAGATGCAGAGTTAGGAGCTACTTTGCAACACTACAATCCTTTGATTGATGATGAAGTGAGAACTACGTGGGATTTACCTGTTTCATGGAAATTGGTAGCCGAAATGCCCTTTGGCACTCCTGTAGCAGAGCCTGGCAACAAGGAATTCAAAGACTTGAAAGAAAGAGTGAAAGTCTTTAAGTAATTGTTTGATCGGCTTTTTACTAAGGTTGTGTACTGCTTCCTGCATTGTGTTTTCTGTTATTTTTCTTTGGTAACTTGGTTTGCTGTATATTCAAATTGATTATCTTTGCTCAGAACTAATAGCAACGCAACATTATGATTCGTATCTTTTTGACCGGCTATATGGGAGCTGGGAAGACAACCTTAGGAAAAGCTTTTGCTCGGAAGAATAATTTATCTTTCATTGATCTTGATTGGTATATTGAAGGACACTTTCACAAAACAGTGCAGGAGCTATTCATTGAATATGGTGAAGCGGGCTTTCGCGAACTGGAAAGAAATATGTTGCATGAGGTTGCTGCATTTGAAGATGTTGTGATCTCTACGGGCGGAGGGACTCCTTGTTTTTTTGATAATATGTCGTTTATGAATGGATGTGGAAAGACAGTCTTTTTGAATGTGAATCCTGATGTTCTATTCCATCGGTTGCGCATAGCCAAACAGCAGCGTCCTATATTGCAGGGAAAGAAAGATGAAGAACTGACTGCCTTTATTGTTGAAGCGCTAGAGAAACGTGCTTCGTTTTATATGCAGGCGCAGTATGTTTTTAATGCTGATGAGTTGGAGAATTGTAAGCAGATTGAAAGCTCGGTGTTACATTTGGAGAAATTACTTAATCTTTCATCCTGAAATAAGAAAAACAAATCAGAGATATATAATCATGGCACATCATCTAAATACAAATAAACAATTCATGGTAGGCAATGGCCTTTTGGCATTTGCTGTTATCATTGTAGTGGTTCTCTTTGTCTATATTAGCA contains these protein-coding regions:
- a CDS encoding ABC transporter ATP-binding protein; this translates as MKEFFQLMKRFLSPYKKYLVWAVLLNLLSAVFNVFSFTLLIPILQILFKMDNKVYEFMPWDSAAGLKEVVVNNFYYYVTEMISTNGGSLTLLFLGLFLAFMTMLKTSCYFASSAVMIPLRTGVVRDIRIMVYSKVMSLPLGFFSEERKGDIIARMSGDVGEVENSITSSLDMLIKNPILIVMYFATLVVTSWQLTLFTLLVLPGMGWVMGTVGKKLKRQSLEAQAKWSDTMSQLEETLGGLRIIKAFIAEKKMVDRFTKCSNEYRDATNRVAMRQALAHPMSEFLGTLLIVVVLWFGGSLILGHNSSIEAPAFIFYMVILYSVINPLKEFSKAGYNIPKGLASMERVDKILKAENKILEIANPKPLKGLNEAVEFNDISFSYDTRRDVLKHVSLRVPKGKTVALVGQSGSGKSTLVDLLPRYHDVQQGDINIDGVSIKDVRISDLRGLIGNVNQDAILFNDTFFNNIAFGVENATMEQVVEAAKIANAHDFIMEKEEGYNTNIGDRGGKLSGGQRQRISIARAILKNPPILILDEATSALDTESERLVQEALERLMKTRTTIAIAHRLSTIKNADEICVLYEGEIVERGRHEELLALNGYYKRLNDMQSL
- a CDS encoding ribonuclease H family protein; translated protein: MAKQKFYVVWDGVTPGIYDSWNDCLLQTKGYESAKYKSFDTREEAEQAFASSPYACIGKKSKATTSKSETLPEAIIDNSLAVDAACSGNPGPMEYRGVYVASRQEIFRFGPMRGTNNIGEFLALVHGLALLKQKGFDMPIYSDSVNAISWVKHKKCKTKLPRTSETEALFQLIERAEKWLKENKYTTPILKWETKTWGEIPADFGRK
- a CDS encoding transposase, translated to MKSIKKHWLTVYSMVIYSCLYEYQQHKDNMNTTYPSSLTDSQWNTILVILKDKRKRKHSLRDIFDAIFYLLKTGCQWRMLPHNFPSWQLVYYYFKMEPLKRFIRVCISIPASLPEEMFVQAWD
- a CDS encoding shikimate kinase, encoding MIRIFLTGYMGAGKTTLGKAFARKNNLSFIDLDWYIEGHFHKTVQELFIEYGEAGFRELERNMLHEVAAFEDVVISTGGGTPCFFDNMSFMNGCGKTVFLNVNPDVLFHRLRIAKQQRPILQGKKDEELTAFIVEALEKRASFYMQAQYVFNADELENCKQIESSVLHLEKLLNLSS
- a CDS encoding nitroreductase family protein is translated as MKRSFEEALKHRRSYYSINDESPISDLEIEQIVNTAVTHVPSSFNSQSTRVVLLLGEHHQKLWNIVKDTLKKMISAEAFLQTEAKINGCFASGHGTVLFFEDQTVVEELQNAFPSYADNFPIWSMHTSAMHQLAIWTMLEDAELGATLQHYNPLIDDEVRTTWDLPVSWKLVAEMPFGTPVAEPGNKEFKDLKERVKVFK